The proteins below come from a single Psychrobacter sp. FDAARGOS_221 genomic window:
- the recJ gene encoding single-stranded-DNA-specific exonuclease RecJ, which produces MLNLTPRFKGKLPDDLPAGLTELYQQAPTLTRLLLSRGVTDLGALDYSLSSLLAAEGLRDIDKAVQLLDEAIETQKRILIVGDFDCDGATSTALMMRVLTKMGAQVDFVVPDRFKYGYGLTPEIVQLGIDEYNPDLIVTVDNGISSHAGVDKANENGIQVIITDHHLTTKATPDAAAVVNPNQLDCQFASKALVGVGVAFYLLGRLSKYRREQGRSSVQVSRYLDLVALGTIADVGALDHNNRTLVSHGLAGIRSGHCCAGILALLELAGRDYHKISVQDFGFVIGPRINAAGRMDNMRIGIECLLTDDPTQAKQLAFELDKLNKERRFVEGGMREKADEILAQLQVDQDQANQENSATNEDSKQDRSLILYQDDWHQGVIGIVAGRLKESYYRPAIIFAPADTDKLGPEDAIKGSARSIPGIHIRDAIEHIAQEQPHLISHFGGHAMAAGLTIQKQHFDAFNQAFEDLMQQQDSTLFEEEQFTDGALVAQDFSLQFVDALINHHIWGQGFVPPQFDGLFSVQQFKILKDKHLKLSLAYPGVMYPIDAIWFNYDVSKWDYRASEVHVLFELNINEWNGNQSIQLMIKDLAVSKIE; this is translated from the coding sequence ATGCTCAACTTAACCCCACGTTTTAAAGGCAAGCTACCAGATGACTTACCGGCAGGATTAACAGAACTGTACCAGCAAGCGCCAACCTTAACTCGCCTGCTGTTATCAAGGGGCGTGACCGATCTTGGTGCGTTGGACTATTCATTATCGTCTTTGCTGGCCGCAGAAGGGCTGCGTGATATCGATAAAGCGGTGCAACTATTGGATGAGGCGATTGAGACTCAAAAGCGCATACTAATTGTCGGTGATTTTGATTGTGATGGGGCAACCAGTACTGCCTTAATGATGCGTGTGCTCACCAAAATGGGCGCTCAAGTTGACTTTGTGGTGCCAGATCGCTTTAAGTATGGTTATGGTTTAACACCAGAAATCGTTCAGCTTGGTATCGATGAATATAATCCTGATTTGATTGTCACTGTTGATAATGGCATCTCTAGCCATGCGGGTGTGGATAAAGCCAATGAAAATGGTATTCAAGTCATTATCACTGACCATCACTTAACCACTAAGGCAACTCCAGACGCCGCTGCTGTAGTCAATCCCAATCAACTAGACTGTCAGTTCGCCAGTAAAGCTTTGGTCGGTGTTGGTGTGGCCTTCTATTTACTGGGTAGGTTATCAAAGTATCGTCGTGAGCAGGGCCGTAGCAGTGTACAGGTCAGCCGCTATTTGGACTTAGTTGCACTGGGCACCATCGCTGACGTTGGCGCCTTAGATCACAACAACCGTACTTTAGTCAGTCACGGATTAGCAGGCATTCGAAGTGGCCACTGCTGCGCTGGTATATTGGCGTTACTAGAGCTAGCAGGACGTGATTATCATAAGATAAGCGTGCAAGACTTTGGTTTTGTTATTGGGCCTAGAATCAATGCTGCGGGCCGTATGGATAACATGCGCATTGGTATTGAATGTCTATTGACTGATGATCCTACTCAGGCCAAGCAATTGGCATTTGAGCTAGATAAGCTTAATAAAGAACGTCGATTCGTTGAAGGCGGGATGCGTGAAAAGGCCGATGAGATTCTTGCACAGTTGCAAGTTGATCAGGATCAGGCTAATCAAGAAAATTCAGCCACTAATGAGGATAGCAAACAAGATCGCAGTCTGATTCTATATCAAGATGATTGGCATCAAGGGGTGATTGGTATCGTTGCCGGTAGATTAAAAGAAAGCTACTACCGACCTGCTATTATCTTTGCGCCAGCCGATACTGATAAACTTGGACCTGAAGATGCGATAAAAGGCTCTGCTCGTTCGATACCAGGCATTCATATTCGTGATGCCATTGAACACATAGCCCAAGAGCAACCGCATCTTATATCACACTTCGGTGGTCATGCTATGGCGGCAGGTCTTACTATCCAAAAGCAGCATTTTGACGCTTTTAATCAAGCGTTTGAAGATTTGATGCAGCAACAAGATAGTACGTTGTTTGAGGAAGAGCAGTTTACTGATGGGGCATTGGTCGCCCAAGACTTTAGCTTACAATTTGTCGATGCGTTGATTAATCATCATATTTGGGGGCAGGGTTTTGTGCCGCCTCAGTTCGACGGGTTATTTAGCGTACAACAGTTTAAAATTTTAAAAGACAAGCATTTGAAGTTATCGCTGGCTTATCCTGGTGTGATGTACCCCATTGACGCTATTTGGTTCAATTACGATGTCAGTAAGTGGGATTATAGAGCCAGTGAGGTACATGTGTTGTTTGAGTTGAATATCAATGAATGGAATGGTAATCAGAGCATTCAATTGATGATTAAAGACTTAGCGGTGTCTAAAATAGAATAA
- a CDS encoding trimeric intracellular cation channel family protein has translation MLSYLASTENLIYLFDMVGVIACSIAGTLLAQHKGFDVTGCILVSMVNAIGGGTIRDIVIDRHPLFWMLDLNYLLVITITSLILQIFFHLYHKIDTALKLFDAIGLAAFSVIGLEVALNHDAAPVVAVLMAVCTAIVGGMVRDIICNEIPLVLQKEIYITASLIGSCVYLVLRSYGVETGVNDLITLGVIFAVRILALRFDWHLPSIRLVK, from the coding sequence ATGCTGAGCTATCTTGCGAGTACTGAAAACCTAATCTATCTATTTGATATGGTTGGGGTGATTGCTTGTTCTATTGCAGGCACCTTACTGGCACAGCACAAAGGCTTTGATGTGACTGGCTGTATCCTCGTATCAATGGTGAATGCCATTGGCGGCGGTACAATCCGAGATATTGTGATTGACCGACATCCGTTATTTTGGATGTTGGATTTGAACTACTTATTAGTTATCACCATCACTTCATTGATTTTACAGATATTTTTTCATCTCTATCATAAAATCGATACCGCACTAAAACTGTTCGATGCCATTGGATTGGCAGCGTTTAGTGTGATTGGCTTAGAAGTGGCACTCAATCATGATGCGGCGCCGGTTGTGGCAGTATTAATGGCGGTGTGTACTGCTATTGTTGGAGGCATGGTGCGTGACATTATTTGTAATGAGATCCCTTTAGTATTGCAAAAAGAGATCTACATTACTGCCAGCCTCATTGGCTCTTGTGTGTACTTGGTGCTCAGATCCTATGGTGTCGAAACCGGCGTTAATGACTTAATTACCCTAGGCGTTATCTTTGCAGTGCGTATTTTGGCGCTACGTTTTGATTGGCACTTACCATCTATTCGCTTGGTCAAATAA
- a CDS encoding ClpXP protease specificity-enhancing factor, whose translation MEDLQLTPTRPYMIRAFYEWLEDNSLTPYLLVDATQDNLVIPTEHVQNGQIVLNIASRATGNMSIDNSYINFNARFGGVSKELWIPMQAVIAIFAKENQSIAMPFDPSEYDHFNPEESEQPSTTKAEDSSKTKKTKRENKPGLRVLK comes from the coding sequence ATGGAAGATTTACAATTAACCCCTACTCGCCCTTATATGATTCGCGCCTTTTATGAATGGCTAGAAGACAATTCACTAACCCCCTATTTGTTGGTAGATGCCACTCAGGATAACCTGGTCATTCCTACAGAACATGTTCAAAATGGGCAAATCGTACTAAATATTGCCAGCCGCGCCACAGGCAATATGTCTATTGATAACAGCTATATCAACTTCAATGCACGTTTTGGTGGGGTTTCTAAAGAGTTATGGATTCCGATGCAAGCAGTCATTGCTATCTTTGCAAAAGAGAATCAATCGATTGCCATGCCATTTGATCCAAGTGAGTATGATCACTTTAATCCAGAAGAGTCTGAGCAGCCTTCGACCACTAAAGCTGAAGATAGCAGCAAAACTAAGAAAACTAAACGTGAAAACAAACCTGGCTTGAGGGTTTTAAAATAA
- a CDS encoding glutathione S-transferase N-terminal domain-containing protein — MIDPKDIPESQLVLYADDGYDSHVVRLLLAEKQINYYLSLLDSERPEDLRQLNPYNTLPVLVHRDFSLYELNVIFEYLEDRYHGHKLLPESPKQKALQRQLAWRIQNDWLKLGRILLTHKDSINPNQATIARQKLSDALVTLSPVFGQTTYFMADEFGWCDVLLGAMLYRLDEMHIELPKHLCRPLIDYQKRLFERDSFIQTIE, encoded by the coding sequence ATGATTGATCCTAAAGATATACCTGAAAGCCAGCTTGTACTGTATGCCGACGATGGCTACGATAGCCACGTTGTCAGGTTATTATTGGCTGAAAAACAGATTAACTATTATTTATCGCTCTTAGACAGTGAGCGACCAGAAGACTTGCGTCAATTAAATCCTTATAATACGCTGCCTGTTTTGGTACATCGTGATTTTAGTTTGTACGAGCTCAATGTTATCTTTGAGTATTTAGAAGACAGGTATCATGGGCACAAACTGCTTCCCGAATCGCCGAAGCAAAAGGCTCTACAAAGACAGTTAGCGTGGCGTATTCAAAACGATTGGCTCAAACTAGGACGTATTTTATTAACCCATAAAGACAGTATTAACCCCAACCAAGCAACTATTGCCCGACAAAAGCTTTCTGATGCCTTGGTGACCCTATCACCAGTGTTTGGTCAAACCACCTACTTTATGGCCGATGAATTTGGATGGTGCGATGTGTTGCTCGGTGCCATGCTATATCGACTCGATGAGATGCATATTGAATTACCTAAACATTTATGCCGCCCTCTTATCGACTATCAAAAGCGCTTATTTGAACGTGATAGCTTTATACAGACCATTGAATAA
- a CDS encoding cytochrome c1: MSALTKSLTGFGFGVALTLAATTSAQAAGSAGCGTFTNAEGVQEHLACSTAPIDFSNKGSLQRGATMFMNYCAGCHTAKYVRHSRIAQDLEIPPELVEKYLLVTSDQIGDHIDAGIDPEVQAGWFGAAPPDLSLETRLRSDDWVYTYLLSFYEDPSRPWGANNLVLQNAAMPHVLLNLQNELGEEEYRSRVGDLVNFMAWMAEPVREDRQRYGFFVILFLLVLLIPVYLLNKEFWKDVK; this comes from the coding sequence ATGAGTGCTTTAACTAAATCATTGACCGGATTCGGATTTGGTGTTGCTTTAACACTTGCGGCCACCACCTCTGCCCAAGCGGCAGGGAGTGCAGGTTGTGGTACCTTTACTAACGCTGAGGGTGTTCAAGAGCATTTAGCGTGTAGTACGGCACCTATTGATTTCTCAAACAAAGGTTCATTACAACGTGGTGCGACCATGTTTATGAACTATTGTGCGGGTTGTCATACTGCAAAATATGTTCGTCACTCACGTATCGCTCAGGATTTAGAGATTCCACCTGAGTTGGTTGAGAAGTATTTGCTAGTGACTTCAGATCAAATCGGTGATCATATCGATGCTGGTATTGATCCAGAAGTACAAGCAGGTTGGTTTGGTGCTGCGCCTCCAGACTTATCACTAGAAACTCGTTTACGTAGTGATGACTGGGTCTACACATACCTATTAAGCTTCTATGAAGATCCAAGCCGTCCTTGGGGTGCAAACAACTTAGTACTACAAAATGCGGCTATGCCTCATGTACTATTAAACTTGCAAAACGAGTTGGGTGAAGAAGAATACCGTAGCCGTGTTGGTGACCTAGTCAACTTTATGGCTTGGATGGCTGAACCGGTTCGTGAAGATCGTCAGCGTTACGGTTTCTTTGTTATCCTATTCTTATTGGTATTATTAATCCCAGTTTATCTATTGAACAAAGAATTCTGGAAAGACGTTAAGTAA
- a CDS encoding cytochrome b, which translates to MSWVDARFPATETYEYHMSKYYAPKNFNFWYFFGVLSMIVLVNQLVTGIWLTMMFNPSAEGAFASVEYIMRDVKGGWLIRYMHSTGASAFFVVVYLHMFRGMLYGSYKKPRELIWIIGMGIYLCLMAEGFFGYLLPWGNMSFWGAQVILNLPAAIPVIGDGLAEWVRGDYLISGITLNRFFALHVVAIPLVLVGLVFIHLVALHHVGSNNPDGVDIKKLKDKNGVPLDGVPFHPYYTVHDMVGIVVFFIIFFAVVFFFPEGGGFFLEKPNFEVANSLKTPEHIAPVWYYTPFYAILRAVPDKLGGVIAMGGAIAMLFLLPWLDRSPVKSIRYKGILSKIALAIFVVSFVFLGYLGVAPSTPINTILGRIFTILYFLYFLLMPIYTSIETCKQPPERVTGGH; encoded by the coding sequence ATGAGTTGGGTTGATGCCCGCTTCCCTGCCACTGAGACGTATGAATATCATATGTCAAAGTACTATGCGCCAAAGAACTTTAACTTTTGGTATTTCTTTGGTGTGTTATCGATGATCGTATTGGTCAACCAGCTGGTAACTGGTATTTGGCTAACCATGATGTTTAACCCAAGTGCTGAAGGCGCTTTCGCTTCTGTTGAATACATCATGCGTGATGTTAAAGGCGGTTGGTTGATTCGTTATATGCACTCTACCGGTGCTTCTGCCTTCTTCGTGGTTGTCTACCTACACATGTTCCGCGGTATGCTCTATGGCTCATATAAGAAGCCTCGTGAGCTTATTTGGATCATCGGTATGGGTATCTACCTATGTCTAATGGCTGAAGGCTTCTTCGGTTACCTATTACCTTGGGGTAACATGTCATTCTGGGGTGCTCAGGTTATTCTTAACTTACCTGCTGCTATTCCTGTTATCGGTGACGGCCTTGCTGAATGGGTTCGTGGTGACTATCTAATTTCTGGTATCACGCTAAACCGTTTCTTCGCTCTACACGTTGTTGCTATTCCTTTGGTATTAGTGGGCTTAGTATTCATTCACTTAGTCGCTCTTCACCATGTTGGTTCTAACAACCCTGATGGCGTTGACATCAAAAAACTTAAAGATAAAAATGGCGTACCTTTAGATGGCGTTCCATTCCATCCTTATTACACTGTGCATGACATGGTTGGTATCGTTGTCTTCTTTATCATCTTCTTTGCCGTGGTATTCTTCTTCCCAGAAGGCGGTGGTTTCTTCTTAGAAAAACCAAACTTTGAAGTTGCTAACTCATTGAAGACGCCTGAGCATATTGCCCCTGTTTGGTACTACACACCGTTCTACGCTATCCTACGTGCAGTTCCTGATAAGCTAGGTGGTGTTATCGCTATGGGCGGCGCTATTGCCATGTTATTCTTACTACCTTGGTTAGACCGTTCACCTGTGAAGTCTATCCGTTACAAAGGTATTTTGTCTAAGATTGCGCTGGCTATTTTTGTAGTAAGCTTCGTATTCCTAGGTTATTTAGGTGTCGCACCTTCTACTCCAATTAACACCATCTTAGGCCGTATATTTACTATCTTATACTTCTTATATTTCTTATTGATGCCTATTTACACATCAATCGAGACATGTAAGCAACCACCTGAACGTGTTACTGGAGGTCACTAA
- the petA gene encoding ubiquinol-cytochrome c reductase iron-sulfur subunit yields MSHAEGVNVKRRRVLIASTAAIGAVGVASVATPFVRSWYPSAKAEAAGAAVVQDISAIEDGQMIVVKYRGKPIFVVKRTDEMVANLEKVKPMLSDPESDESIQPDYAKNATRSLEPSILVVEGVCTHLGCAPNYRPEVGAADLGGSNWYGGFFCPCHGSLYDLAGRVFKGVPAPTNLPVPEHSVEGPILTVGEA; encoded by the coding sequence ATGAGCCATGCCGAAGGCGTCAACGTAAAACGCCGTAGAGTTCTGATCGCTTCTACTGCTGCTATAGGCGCAGTAGGGGTTGCTTCGGTGGCAACACCTTTTGTTCGCTCTTGGTATCCAAGTGCCAAAGCTGAAGCTGCAGGTGCTGCTGTTGTTCAAGACATTAGTGCTATCGAAGATGGCCAAATGATTGTCGTCAAATACCGCGGTAAGCCGATATTTGTGGTCAAACGTACGGATGAGATGGTTGCTAACTTGGAGAAAGTTAAACCCATGTTAAGCGACCCTGAATCAGATGAATCGATACAACCTGACTATGCTAAAAACGCAACCCGTTCACTTGAGCCATCTATCTTGGTTGTTGAAGGGGTTTGTACGCATTTAGGATGTGCACCAAACTATCGTCCTGAAGTGGGTGCTGCTGACTTAGGTGGTTCAAATTGGTACGGCGGATTCTTCTGCCCTTGTCACGGTTCACTATATGACTTAGCTGGTCGTGTCTTTAAGGGTGTTCCTGCCCCTACCAACTTACCAGTACCAGAGCATAGTGTTGAAGGTCCTATCTTAACTGTTGGGGAGGCATAA